A region of Candidatus Methylomirabilota bacterium DNA encodes the following proteins:
- a CDS encoding amidohydrolase family protein, translating to MNYTRISADCHIDLPWIPPDLFTANARAAIRERMPFVTDGPDGPRWTSKNGASFGLVGGVGPSGTKYAPGEHYRADVMASTGLYEDGKKGIRRPTDPHLRIKDMERDGVQAEVIFGILGAATRLNDHEAAAEMFRIYNDWLVDFCRHYPDRHIGLACLPYGDIGAAVSEIHRVAKMGLRGLELSCSWDMEPMWHPVWEPLWQAVNEVGLPLHFHTFPTMPPSVREKATGLAKRAALFTAVSGFQMNLINILAAVIGAAVLERYPRIRISFGESGIGWLPYALDRMDFEWEDRFRDLGLTMKPSDYWRRQCKATFQFDRIGTQMVDEIGEETLMWGSDYPHGDGVWPESSKYIEEQFGHLPAATTHKIVCENAGKFYGLIK from the coding sequence ATGAACTACACGCGCATCTCGGCCGACTGCCACATCGACCTGCCCTGGATTCCGCCAGACCTCTTCACCGCCAACGCCAGGGCGGCCATCCGCGAGCGCATGCCGTTTGTCACCGATGGGCCGGATGGCCCGCGCTGGACGTCGAAGAACGGCGCCTCGTTCGGGCTCGTGGGTGGCGTCGGGCCGTCGGGGACGAAGTACGCCCCGGGCGAGCACTACCGCGCCGACGTAATGGCGTCGACCGGACTCTACGAGGACGGCAAGAAGGGGATCCGGCGCCCGACCGATCCGCACCTGCGCATCAAGGACATGGAGCGCGACGGCGTGCAGGCCGAGGTCATCTTCGGCATCCTCGGCGCGGCGACGCGGCTGAACGATCACGAGGCGGCCGCCGAGATGTTCCGCATCTACAACGACTGGCTCGTCGATTTCTGCCGCCACTACCCCGACCGGCACATCGGCCTGGCGTGCCTGCCCTACGGCGATATCGGGGCGGCGGTGAGCGAGATCCATCGCGTGGCGAAGATGGGACTGCGAGGCCTCGAGCTCTCGTGCTCGTGGGACATGGAGCCGATGTGGCATCCGGTGTGGGAGCCCCTCTGGCAGGCGGTGAACGAGGTCGGCCTGCCGCTGCATTTCCACACCTTCCCGACGATGCCGCCCAGCGTGCGGGAGAAGGCCACCGGCCTCGCGAAGCGCGCCGCGCTCTTCACGGCCGTGTCGGGCTTCCAGATGAACCTCATCAATATCCTCGCCGCCGTCATCGGCGCCGCCGTTCTCGAGCGCTACCCCCGGATCCGGATCTCCTTCGGCGAGAGCGGCATCGGCTGGCTGCCGTACGCGCTCGACCGGATGGATTTCGAGTGGGAGGACCGCTTCCGCGACCTCGGGCTCACGATGAAGCCCAGCGACTACTGGCGGCGGCAGTGCAAGGCCACGTTCCAGTTCGACCGGATCGGCACTCAAATGGTGGACGAGATCGGCGAGGAGACGCTGATGTGGGGGTCGGACTACCCGCACGGCGACGGGGTATGGCCCGAGTCGTCCAAGTACATCGAGGAGCAGTTCGGCCACCTGCCGGCCGCGACCACTCACAAGATCGTGTGCGAGAACGCCGGGAAATTCTACGGCTTGATCAAATAG